The Monomorium pharaonis isolate MP-MQ-018 chromosome 5, ASM1337386v2, whole genome shotgun sequence genome includes a window with the following:
- the LOC105833236 gene encoding nuclear factor of activated T-cells 5 isoform X4: MDIKLESEDANFAFPEAAPGTSPDNKPAPTVRTTVNGIGLGGISGNRSGNGNSIGRVVGITRPRPAMGVLTKRTPITHQGPVTLVSQLSNVSADGKTQLQIVCQPEQQHRARYQTEGSRGAVKDRSGNGFPMVRLIGYDKPTNLQVFIGTDFGRVAPHMFYQACRVSGKNSTPCVERKIDGTIVIEIDMDPAKDVTCDCVGILKERNVDVEHRFPQEAGLLQGRSKKKSTRCRMVFRTAITHADGTTETLQVCSQPIVCTQPPGIPEICKKSLTSCPCTGGLELIILGKNFLKDTRVVFQLDSDDLSSSLEPHWECTVLPDKEHLHPVHLVCVIPPYRRQDLASTETVSVKLFAVSSGKTSEPHTFLYTAASTPPQPSVGKVESISPSLANGDTSLVTTPSATAVASSGLLTQAAAGAAGFLSNASTQSQQSATTEALKSDPSPPPAGTPQVTPVMLWASQSSNSPSDVMMPPPVLVANPLMNRRSSSNLQLILPDNLKTEVVDENSQNSMLSENSMQSIPTPTATANGPTSVTSPLQQLVNENSREPASSQADIIRTVAAATAANNSPVQETVNSLLGVVDLIRNQHPLSMVNAHHSTSFGDMHESTQVQVLSPHRLKDTNGVLPTDNSSNGAALQGAGVVDLRMKHHHHPDFGTLSSFTGATGTQALSASSSHVVEKYLNHIESSVGTAEEPNNVENEFAIQQQRTSIISESNQQSAAAPEILANTGQTSTLQDKLKLDALVNSAAEQMVSPMHSVNPNSTAMLSRVTTEHEPMSNGQQTRTSPSIPVKTMLLEALIPSQTVQPMAEMAGTTSVSPATTVEQTGDSLLTSINAALLPEPQVSAATATSNSTVFLNRKQKRYKRLNEKACSVAGNAMPGVAVEQMQQIQAFTQQEVMQQVQQVEQVVAQAQQQVEQVVAQAQQQAVQVVHQAQQQVVQQVVQHAQVVQQAVQQVQAVQQVQAAQVVQQAVQQATEEVVQQAVQQATQEVVQQVQAVQQAVQHAQAAQVMQQAVQQDIGSMLNQPAGFVAEASSALASGAAQEPSQQRLTNAAEQAINNVITNATKDIINNRPISTTTAHAIIATKKILNSVATQSAQLMNNAMEGILPKSPSGQNNIIEQVASKSPTVALPVTPNRQAVNAPISNPAVSTASNRKTEDGMLPQELTSMSEHDLLSYINPNCFEQLPQSGFLL; encoded by the exons ATGGATATCAAATTAGAGTCTGAGGACGCAAATTTTGCGTTCCCGGAAGCAGCCCCTGGTACCAGCCCTGACAATAAACCAGCACCGACGGTCAGAACCACCGTCAATGGGATCGGTTTGGGAGGAATATCCGGCAACAGATCCGGAAATGGCAATTCTATAGGCAGAGTTGTGGGAATAACCAGACCTCGACCTGCCATGGGCGTGTTGACCAAAAGGACACCGATCACGCACCAGGGACCTGTTACCCTTGTCTCGCAATTAT CCAACGTTTCCGCCGATGGCAAAACCCAACTGCAGATTGTCTGTCAACCCGAGCAGCAGCACCGAGCTCGCTATCAGACGGAGGGCTCGCGAGGCGCGGTGAAGGACCGCAGCGGGAACGGCTTCCCCATGGTACGACTCATTGGCTATGACAAGCCGACGAATCTGCAGGTGTTTATCGGCACCGATTTTGGTCGAGTGGCACCCCACATGTTCTATCAGGCTTGTCGAGTGAGCGGCAAGAACTCCACACCCTGCGTCGAGCGGAAGATCGATGGCACGATCGTGATAGAAATTGACATGGATCCGGCAAAGGATGTCACTTGCGACTGCGTTGGCATCCTCAAAGAGCGCAATGTCGACGTCGAGCATCGGTTTCCTCAGGAAGCCGGGCTGCTACAGGGAAGAAGCAAAAAGAAATCCACACGATGTCGCATGGTCTTCCGTACAGCTATCACGCATGCTGATGGGACCACAGAGACGCTGCAAGTCTGCTCCCAACCGATAGTCTGTA CTCAACCACCTGGAATTCCAGAgatttgcaaaaaatctttAACGTCCTGTCCGTGCACAGGCGGGCTAGAACTCATCATACTCGGCAAGAACTTTCTGAAAGACACGCGAGTAGTCTTTCAGCTGGACAGCGACGACCTGTCGAGCAGCCTGGAGCCGCACTGGGAATGCACCGTACTGCCGGACAAGGAGCATCTACACCCAGTACATCTGGTATGCGTGATACCGCCTTATCGCAGGCAGGATCTCGCGTCTACGGAAACGGTCAGCGTCAAATTGTTCGCGGTGTCGTCTGGCAAGACCAGCGAACCGCATACCTTTCTTTACACGGCTGCTTCCACTCCTCCGCAACCATCTGTAGGCAAAGTCGAGTCCATCTCACCTTCGCTAGCAAACGGTGATACTAGCCTAGTGACCACGCCTTCCGCCACGGCTGTCGCATCCAGCG GTTTACTGACACAAGCAGCTGCGGGAGCTGCAGGCTTCCTGTCGAATGCATCAACTCAATCGCAACAAAGCGCTACTACAGAGGCTTTGAAGAGTGATCCCAGTCCACCACCAGCGGGAACGCCCCAGGTGACCCCCGTAATGCTCTGGGCCTCACAGTCTTCAAATTCTCCTTCTGATGTCATGATGCCGCCCCCAGTTCTCGTAGCAAATCCTCTAATGAATCGACGATCTTCGTCCAATCTTCAGCTGATTCTGCCGGATAACTTAAAAACGGAAGTAGTGGATGAAAACAGCCAGAACAGCATGCTGAGCGAAAACAGCATGCAAAGCATTCCGACGCCGACGGCGACCGCAAATGGTCCGACATCGGTTACCTCTCCTCTTCAGCAGTTGGTCAACGAGAACTCCAGAGAACCTGCATCCTCGCAAGCTGATATTATCAGGACTGTTGCCGCTGCGACGGCTGCCAATAACAGTCCCGTGCAAGAGACTGTGAACAGTCTTCTCGGAGTGGTGGATCTGATACGTAATCAGCATCCTCTATCGATGGTGAATGCACATCATTCGACTTCGTTTGGAG acaTGCATGAGTCGACTCAGGTCCAAGTTCTTAGTCCTCATCGCCTTAAGGACACAAATGGTGTCCTGCCAACGGACAATAGCTCCAATGGAGCTGCCCTTCAAGGTGCCGGTGTAGTAGATCTTCGCATGAAACACCATCATCACCCCGACTTTGGCACGCTATCGAGTTTTACCGGCGCTACCGGAACTCAGGCTTTGTCGGCATCAAGCAGTCATGTGGTGGAAAAGTACCTGAATCACATAGAATCCTCGGTAGGCACCGCTGAGGAACCTAATAATGTAGAAAATGAGTTCGCTATTCAACAGCAGCGGACTTCCATCATTTCGGAAAGCAACCAACAATCGGCAGCTGCCCCAGAAATTTTAGCCAATACAG GACAAACTTCAACTCTTCAGGACAAACTAAAGTTGGATGCCTTAGTAAACTCCGCAGCTGAACAGATGGTCTCTCCAATGCACTCAGTGAATCCCAATTCTACCGCAATGTTAAGCCGTGTGACAACAGAACATGAGCCAATGAGTAATGGTCAGCAGACTAGAACTAGTCCATCGATTCCGGTGAAGACAATGTTGCTAGAAGCGCTAATCCCATCACAGACAGTGCAGCCAATGGCAGAAATGGCGGGTACAACGTCGGTATCGCCTGCAACAACGGTAGAGCAAACGGGAGACAGTCTGCTAACTAGTATCAACGCAGCACTGTTGCCAGAACCACAAGTCAGCGCGGCAACCGCCACGTCGAATTCAACGGTATTTCTTAAccgaaaacaaaaaagatataagcGGTTGAACGAAAAA gCTTGCTCAGTTGCTGGCAATGCGATGCCGGGGGTCGCAGTAGAGCAGATGCAACAGATTCAAGCGTTTACGCAACAAGAGGTAATGCAACAGGTACAACAGGTGGAACAGGTAGTAGCGCAAGCGCAGCAGCAAGTTGAACAGGTTGTCGCGCAAGCGCAGCAACAGGCAGTCCAAGTGGTACATCAGGCCCAGCAACAGGTAGTCCAGCAAGTAGTTCAGCATGCTCAAGTAGTGCAGCAAGCGGTACAGCAAGTGCAAGCTGTACAGCAAGTTCAAGCGGCTCAGGTAGTACAGCAAGCGGTGCAGCAGGCGACTGAGGAAGTGGTGCAACAAGCAGTGCAACAAGCGACTCAAGAAGTGGTGCAGCAG GTTCAAGCAGTGCAGCAAGCTGTCCAACACGCTCAAGCGGCCCAAGTTATGCAGCAGGCTGTTCAACAAGACATAGGTTCTATGTTAAATCAACCCGCGGGCTTTGTGGCCGAAGCTAGTTCTGCTTTAGCTAGTGGGGCCGCTCAGGAACCCTCTCAACAACGTTTGACTAACGCAGCGGAACAAGCcattaataatgttatcaCCAACGCCACAAAGGATATCATTAACAATCGGCCGATCTCGACGACTACCGCTCATGCGATTATCGCCACGAAGAAAATTCTGAATAGCGTGGCGACTCAAAGCGCGCAGTTGATGAATAATGCGATGGAGGGAATCCTACCGAAATCTCCTTCAGGACAGAACAATATCATTGAACAGGTCGCCAGTAAATCGCCGACGGTCGCACTTCCGGTCACTCCAAACCGTCAGGCTGTAAACGCACCAATTTCCAATCCTGCCGTAAGCACTGCGTCCAACAGAAAGACGGAGGATGGAATGCTGCCTCAAGAGCTCACCTCTATGTCGGAACACGATCTTCTGAGCTACATCAATCCCAATTGTTTTGAACAACTTCCGCAAAGCGGATTTCTTTTGTAG
- the LOC105833236 gene encoding nuclear factor of activated T-cells 5 isoform X2: MAPDLEKRRQELRRGSSGTLDHVNDQMGMLLQLRCAGGTADLHRYGSNAGGASSTVTAASVSRSTAGNRIQSARRTVTNQQQLHQQTPQQQQQQQPKQSRYPSSFGLTARSSDEHGSRTGTTPDDNSNDSGLGSEERQQHFNNVNLWNNVGEEDSKRRKMDIKLESEDANFAFPEAAPGTSPDNKPAPTVRTTVNGIGLGGISGNRSGNGNSIGRVVGITRPRPAMGVLTKRTPITHQGPVTLVSQLSNVSADGKTQLQIVCQPEQQHRARYQTEGSRGAVKDRSGNGFPMVRLIGYDKPTNLQVFIGTDFGRVAPHMFYQACRVSGKNSTPCVERKIDGTIVIEIDMDPAKDVTCDCVGILKERNVDVEHRFPQEAGLLQGRSKKKSTRCRMVFRTAITHADGTTETLQVCSQPIVCTQPPGIPEICKKSLTSCPCTGGLELIILGKNFLKDTRVVFQLDSDDLSSSLEPHWECTVLPDKEHLHPVHLVCVIPPYRRQDLASTETVSVKLFAVSSGKTSEPHTFLYTAASTPPQPSVGKVESISPSLANGDTSLVTTPSATAVASSGLLTQAAAGAAGFLSNASTQSQQSATTEALKSDPSPPPAGTPQVTPVMLWASQSSNSPSDVMMPPPVLVANPLMNRRSSSNLQLILPDNLKTEVVDENSQNSMLSENSMQSIPTPTATANGPTSVTSPLQQLVNENSREPASSQADIIRTVAAATAANNSPVQETVNSLLGVVDLIRNQHPLSMVNAHHSTSFGDMHESTQVQVLSPHRLKDTNGVLPTDNSSNGAALQGAGVVDLRMKHHHHPDFGTLSSFTGATGTQALSASSSHVVEKYLNHIESSVGTAEEPNNVENEFAIQQQRTSIISESNQQSAAAPEILANTGQTSTLQDKLKLDALVNSAAEQMVSPMHSVNPNSTAMLSRVTTEHEPMSNGQQTRTSPSIPVKTMLLEALIPSQTVQPMAEMAGTTSVSPATTVEQTGDSLLTSINAALLPEPQVSAATATSNSTACSVAGNAMPGVAVEQMQQIQAFTQQEVMQQVQQVEQVVAQAQQQVEQVVAQAQQQAVQVVHQAQQQVVQQVVQHAQVVQQAVQQVQAVQQVQAAQVVQQAVQQATEEVVQQAVQQATQEVVQQVQAVQQAVQHAQAAQVMQQAVQQDIGSMLNQPAGFVAEASSALASGAAQEPSQQRLTNAAEQAINNVITNATKDIINNRPISTTTAHAIIATKKILNSVATQSAQLMNNAMEGILPKSPSGQNNIIEQVASKSPTVALPVTPNRQAVNAPISNPAVSTASNRKTEDGMLPQELTSMSEHDLLSYINPNCFEQLPQSGFLL; the protein is encoded by the exons GTAGCAACGCAGGCGGTGCGTCGTCAACGGTGACAGCAGCGTCCGTCTCAAGAAGCACTGCAGGTAATCGCATCCAATCCGCCAGAAGGACAGTTACTAATCAACAGCAACTGCACCAACAAACCCcacagcaacagcaacaacaacaaccaAAACAATCCAGATATCCGTCGTCTTTCGGTCTAACTGCGAGGAGTTCTGATGAGCACGGATCTAGGACCGGTACGACGCCAGACGATAACTCAAACGATTCCGGTCTTGGTTCTGAGGAACGTCAGCAGCATTTTAACAACGTTAAT CTCTGGAACAACGTCGGCGAGGAGGACTCGAAGAGGAGGAAGATGGATATCAAATTAGAGTCTGAGGACGCAAATTTTGCGTTCCCGGAAGCAGCCCCTGGTACCAGCCCTGACAATAAACCAGCACCGACGGTCAGAACCACCGTCAATGGGATCGGTTTGGGAGGAATATCCGGCAACAGATCCGGAAATGGCAATTCTATAGGCAGAGTTGTGGGAATAACCAGACCTCGACCTGCCATGGGCGTGTTGACCAAAAGGACACCGATCACGCACCAGGGACCTGTTACCCTTGTCTCGCAATTAT CCAACGTTTCCGCCGATGGCAAAACCCAACTGCAGATTGTCTGTCAACCCGAGCAGCAGCACCGAGCTCGCTATCAGACGGAGGGCTCGCGAGGCGCGGTGAAGGACCGCAGCGGGAACGGCTTCCCCATGGTACGACTCATTGGCTATGACAAGCCGACGAATCTGCAGGTGTTTATCGGCACCGATTTTGGTCGAGTGGCACCCCACATGTTCTATCAGGCTTGTCGAGTGAGCGGCAAGAACTCCACACCCTGCGTCGAGCGGAAGATCGATGGCACGATCGTGATAGAAATTGACATGGATCCGGCAAAGGATGTCACTTGCGACTGCGTTGGCATCCTCAAAGAGCGCAATGTCGACGTCGAGCATCGGTTTCCTCAGGAAGCCGGGCTGCTACAGGGAAGAAGCAAAAAGAAATCCACACGATGTCGCATGGTCTTCCGTACAGCTATCACGCATGCTGATGGGACCACAGAGACGCTGCAAGTCTGCTCCCAACCGATAGTCTGTA CTCAACCACCTGGAATTCCAGAgatttgcaaaaaatctttAACGTCCTGTCCGTGCACAGGCGGGCTAGAACTCATCATACTCGGCAAGAACTTTCTGAAAGACACGCGAGTAGTCTTTCAGCTGGACAGCGACGACCTGTCGAGCAGCCTGGAGCCGCACTGGGAATGCACCGTACTGCCGGACAAGGAGCATCTACACCCAGTACATCTGGTATGCGTGATACCGCCTTATCGCAGGCAGGATCTCGCGTCTACGGAAACGGTCAGCGTCAAATTGTTCGCGGTGTCGTCTGGCAAGACCAGCGAACCGCATACCTTTCTTTACACGGCTGCTTCCACTCCTCCGCAACCATCTGTAGGCAAAGTCGAGTCCATCTCACCTTCGCTAGCAAACGGTGATACTAGCCTAGTGACCACGCCTTCCGCCACGGCTGTCGCATCCAGCG GTTTACTGACACAAGCAGCTGCGGGAGCTGCAGGCTTCCTGTCGAATGCATCAACTCAATCGCAACAAAGCGCTACTACAGAGGCTTTGAAGAGTGATCCCAGTCCACCACCAGCGGGAACGCCCCAGGTGACCCCCGTAATGCTCTGGGCCTCACAGTCTTCAAATTCTCCTTCTGATGTCATGATGCCGCCCCCAGTTCTCGTAGCAAATCCTCTAATGAATCGACGATCTTCGTCCAATCTTCAGCTGATTCTGCCGGATAACTTAAAAACGGAAGTAGTGGATGAAAACAGCCAGAACAGCATGCTGAGCGAAAACAGCATGCAAAGCATTCCGACGCCGACGGCGACCGCAAATGGTCCGACATCGGTTACCTCTCCTCTTCAGCAGTTGGTCAACGAGAACTCCAGAGAACCTGCATCCTCGCAAGCTGATATTATCAGGACTGTTGCCGCTGCGACGGCTGCCAATAACAGTCCCGTGCAAGAGACTGTGAACAGTCTTCTCGGAGTGGTGGATCTGATACGTAATCAGCATCCTCTATCGATGGTGAATGCACATCATTCGACTTCGTTTGGAG acaTGCATGAGTCGACTCAGGTCCAAGTTCTTAGTCCTCATCGCCTTAAGGACACAAATGGTGTCCTGCCAACGGACAATAGCTCCAATGGAGCTGCCCTTCAAGGTGCCGGTGTAGTAGATCTTCGCATGAAACACCATCATCACCCCGACTTTGGCACGCTATCGAGTTTTACCGGCGCTACCGGAACTCAGGCTTTGTCGGCATCAAGCAGTCATGTGGTGGAAAAGTACCTGAATCACATAGAATCCTCGGTAGGCACCGCTGAGGAACCTAATAATGTAGAAAATGAGTTCGCTATTCAACAGCAGCGGACTTCCATCATTTCGGAAAGCAACCAACAATCGGCAGCTGCCCCAGAAATTTTAGCCAATACAG GACAAACTTCAACTCTTCAGGACAAACTAAAGTTGGATGCCTTAGTAAACTCCGCAGCTGAACAGATGGTCTCTCCAATGCACTCAGTGAATCCCAATTCTACCGCAATGTTAAGCCGTGTGACAACAGAACATGAGCCAATGAGTAATGGTCAGCAGACTAGAACTAGTCCATCGATTCCGGTGAAGACAATGTTGCTAGAAGCGCTAATCCCATCACAGACAGTGCAGCCAATGGCAGAAATGGCGGGTACAACGTCGGTATCGCCTGCAACAACGGTAGAGCAAACGGGAGACAGTCTGCTAACTAGTATCAACGCAGCACTGTTGCCAGAACCACAAGTCAGCGCGGCAACCGCCACGTCGAATTCAACG gCTTGCTCAGTTGCTGGCAATGCGATGCCGGGGGTCGCAGTAGAGCAGATGCAACAGATTCAAGCGTTTACGCAACAAGAGGTAATGCAACAGGTACAACAGGTGGAACAGGTAGTAGCGCAAGCGCAGCAGCAAGTTGAACAGGTTGTCGCGCAAGCGCAGCAACAGGCAGTCCAAGTGGTACATCAGGCCCAGCAACAGGTAGTCCAGCAAGTAGTTCAGCATGCTCAAGTAGTGCAGCAAGCGGTACAGCAAGTGCAAGCTGTACAGCAAGTTCAAGCGGCTCAGGTAGTACAGCAAGCGGTGCAGCAGGCGACTGAGGAAGTGGTGCAACAAGCAGTGCAACAAGCGACTCAAGAAGTGGTGCAGCAG GTTCAAGCAGTGCAGCAAGCTGTCCAACACGCTCAAGCGGCCCAAGTTATGCAGCAGGCTGTTCAACAAGACATAGGTTCTATGTTAAATCAACCCGCGGGCTTTGTGGCCGAAGCTAGTTCTGCTTTAGCTAGTGGGGCCGCTCAGGAACCCTCTCAACAACGTTTGACTAACGCAGCGGAACAAGCcattaataatgttatcaCCAACGCCACAAAGGATATCATTAACAATCGGCCGATCTCGACGACTACCGCTCATGCGATTATCGCCACGAAGAAAATTCTGAATAGCGTGGCGACTCAAAGCGCGCAGTTGATGAATAATGCGATGGAGGGAATCCTACCGAAATCTCCTTCAGGACAGAACAATATCATTGAACAGGTCGCCAGTAAATCGCCGACGGTCGCACTTCCGGTCACTCCAAACCGTCAGGCTGTAAACGCACCAATTTCCAATCCTGCCGTAAGCACTGCGTCCAACAGAAAGACGGAGGATGGAATGCTGCCTCAAGAGCTCACCTCTATGTCGGAACACGATCTTCTGAGCTACATCAATCCCAATTGTTTTGAACAACTTCCGCAAAGCGGATTTCTTTTGTAG